The following are from one region of the Nostoc cf. commune SO-36 genome:
- a CDS encoding sensor histidine kinase, translated as MVSELLNNACKYSPPDEEIRLNVQIIYLPKSVINEDTQSGAIANSQVPFFEITISNSGVIIPQKEQSRIFEPFHRIPYNDFWKIGGTGLGLALVKKLVEYLQGTIEVTTIENSTKFIVLLPLILPNLSDQAKIFIS; from the coding sequence ATCGTCTCCGAGTTACTCAACAATGCCTGTAAATATTCTCCTCCTGATGAAGAGATTAGATTAAATGTCCAGATTATCTACCTGCCAAAAAGTGTAATTAATGAAGATACTCAATCTGGTGCGATCGCTAATTCTCAAGTACCATTCTTTGAAATTACAATTAGCAATTCTGGCGTAATAATTCCTCAAAAAGAACAATCTCGAATTTTTGAGCCATTTCACCGGATTCCTTATAACGATTTCTGGAAAATTGGCGGGACAGGATTGGGCTTGGCATTAGTTAAAAAGCTTGTAGAATATCTTCAAGGCACGATAGAAGTTACCACTATTGAAAATTCCACAAAATTCATAGTTTTACTACCGTTAATCCTGCCAAATTTATCAGATCAAGCGAAAATTTTCATTAGTTGA
- a CDS encoding c-type cytochrome, whose product MTEQTNPTVLPTSIKGVFRRIWVVIVGVVAVAAFFLWPVFSNSPVDYADIENHFKYGSIGSEPINGIPYWIWKVLPELFPDKLPAKGYTSLGFIKEPDKDLPVGFSQRRVLIDRIGLNCAVCHTGTLRDTPNSEHQVITAMPANVLNLQGYIKFLSAVGVDERFTANRMLPEIEKISGGLNPIEKLLYRFIAIPQTRDALINQAYRLKFVETQPDWGPGRVDTFNPYKAIQFHFPMDKLREDELIGTSDFPSVWNQKPREGLQLHWDGNNSSVDERNKSAALGTGVTPTTIDLPRIDRIADWLWELPAPKYPYEVKETLAATGKPLFESNCASCHAFGGAYTGKVVPIQEIGTDRHRLDSFTYETISNQNTLYAGYPWRFKNFRKTNGYANMPLDGVWLRGPYLHNGSVPTLRDLLEKPENRPQEFYRGYDVIDRAKVGFVSDVAEENGKKYFKFDTKLAGNSNNGHLYGVDLSPEEKDAIVEYMKKL is encoded by the coding sequence ATGACTGAACAAACAAACCCTACCGTACTACCGACCTCAATCAAGGGAGTCTTCCGACGGATTTGGGTCGTGATTGTAGGTGTTGTAGCAGTAGCAGCATTTTTTCTTTGGCCTGTTTTTTCTAACTCCCCTGTGGATTATGCTGATATTGAAAACCACTTTAAATATGGTTCAATCGGCAGCGAACCCATCAATGGCATCCCTTACTGGATTTGGAAAGTTTTACCAGAACTATTCCCAGATAAATTACCTGCTAAAGGTTATACTTCTTTGGGATTTATCAAAGAACCTGATAAAGATTTGCCTGTAGGTTTTTCGCAACGGAGAGTTCTTATTGATCGCATTGGGTTGAATTGTGCTGTATGTCATACAGGAACGCTGAGAGATACCCCGAATAGCGAACATCAAGTCATTACAGCAATGCCTGCTAATGTGCTTAATTTACAGGGATATATCAAGTTTTTATCAGCAGTTGGTGTGGATGAGCGCTTTACTGCTAACCGGATGTTACCAGAAATTGAAAAAATCAGTGGTGGTTTGAATCCCATTGAAAAATTACTTTATCGTTTTATTGCAATTCCCCAAACTAGAGATGCGCTAATTAATCAGGCATATCGACTTAAGTTTGTTGAAACACAACCAGATTGGGGGCCAGGTAGAGTAGATACTTTTAATCCTTATAAAGCAATTCAATTCCATTTCCCAATGGATAAATTGCGTGAGGATGAACTGATTGGTACTTCTGATTTCCCCTCAGTTTGGAATCAAAAACCCCGCGAAGGATTGCAGTTACATTGGGATGGTAATAATAGTTCTGTTGATGAACGCAATAAGAGTGCAGCTTTGGGGACTGGAGTCACACCGACAACGATTGATTTGCCTCGGATTGATCGAATTGCCGATTGGCTTTGGGAACTACCAGCACCAAAATATCCCTATGAAGTTAAGGAAACTTTAGCAGCTACAGGAAAACCACTTTTTGAAAGTAATTGCGCTAGCTGTCACGCTTTTGGTGGTGCTTATACAGGCAAAGTTGTTCCGATTCAAGAAATTGGAACAGACAGGCATCGCCTAGATTCATTTACTTATGAAACCATCTCTAACCAAAATACCCTGTACGCGGGTTATCCGTGGCGCTTTAAGAATTTCCGCAAGACTAATGGCTATGCAAATATGCCCCTTGATGGTGTTTGGTTACGCGGCCCTTATTTGCATAATGGTTCAGTCCCCACCCTGCGGGATTTGTTAGAAAAACCAGAGAATAGACCACAAGAATTCTATCGGGGCTATGACGTTATTGATAGAGCAAAAGTTGGCTTTGTCTCTGATGTTGCCGAAGAAAATGGTAAAAAATACTTCAAGTTTGATACAAAACTTGCAGGTAATAGCAATAACGGTCATTTGTACGGCGTTGATCTTTCCCCAGAAGAGAAAGATGCAATTGTTGAGTACATGAAAAAACTTTGA
- a CDS encoding hybrid sensor histidine kinase/response regulator yields the protein MTNILSSKEITEKVKILIVEDEYILALNLQESLELLGYTVSDIADSAETAIDKAAELLPNLVLMDIRLRGEMDGIEAAQLIWNRLQIPVVYITGHSDKSTVERAKMTFAFGYILKPVKEQQLYVAIQTALNCYQREQLSQLQRLNQLKKNFLGTASHEMRIPLLNIQMTISVLENLMEREGILNSELLSPFESVAGYLTILRQQSEEGLELVNNLLSLQMIDTDVYPLELTSFQLQDWLPQIALYFRETRSFSATDFSN from the coding sequence GTGACCAATATTTTATCAAGCAAAGAGATAACAGAGAAAGTTAAGATTCTGATTGTTGAGGATGAGTATATCCTGGCTCTGAATTTACAAGAAAGTTTAGAATTGCTGGGATACACTGTTTCAGATATTGCCGATTCGGCAGAAACAGCAATTGACAAAGCTGCTGAACTACTCCCCAACTTAGTTTTGATGGATATCAGGTTGCGGGGTGAAATGGATGGCATTGAGGCGGCGCAGCTAATCTGGAATCGTCTGCAAATCCCTGTCGTCTACATTACCGGACATTCTGACAAAAGCACTGTAGAGCGGGCTAAAATGACATTTGCTTTTGGTTACATCCTCAAACCTGTCAAAGAGCAACAGCTTTATGTTGCTATTCAAACAGCACTTAACTGCTATCAACGTGAGCAATTGTCACAATTACAACGGCTCAACCAGTTGAAAAAGAATTTTTTAGGAACCGCCTCTCATGAAATGCGAATCCCCTTATTGAACATCCAAATGACAATTTCTGTGTTAGAAAATCTGATGGAGCGAGAGGGAATTTTAAATTCAGAATTACTTTCTCCATTTGAGTCTGTAGCTGGCTACCTAACTATTCTGCGTCAACAAAGTGAAGAAGGGTTAGAGTTGGTGAACAATTTGCTGTCTCTACAAATGATTGATACAGATGTCTATCCATTAGAATTAACTTCATTTCAACTCCAAGACTGGCTTCCTCAGATAGCCTTATATTTTCGAGAAACGCGCTCGTTCTCAGCAACAGATTTTTCAAATTGA
- a CDS encoding M28 family peptidase has translation MRKWIWLMLLLLMAVAVVGSRGSTFFEERPSPTIVERIPVEAPQPQPELQQVDIAPRVSTEKLLSHIQNLNFQRYTTKERSLTRTYITTELTKLGWKPKLEKFSEGVNIFAERAGTNKAAKAILVGAHYDTVALSPGADDNASGVAVVLEVARLLGSRPTQRTLQLAFFDQEETGLLGSQAFVSKTPRLQNLGGAIVMDMVGYACYTTGCQKYPAGLPVTPPSDKGDFLAVVGDTEHLPLLNAFQNPSTALDKQESNLPAVLTLPIPFKGLLTPDTLRSDHAPFWYQGVGAVLVTDTANLRTPYYHKPSDMPTNIERSFFIGAAQIVINATTNLLEKTEVLETQSPS, from the coding sequence ATGAGAAAATGGATTTGGCTAATGCTGTTGCTGTTGATGGCAGTTGCCGTGGTAGGTAGTAGGGGTAGCACGTTTTTTGAAGAGCGTCCTTCACCGACAATTGTTGAGCGCATTCCAGTGGAAGCACCCCAACCACAGCCAGAGTTACAGCAAGTTGATATTGCCCCACGAGTATCTACTGAGAAGCTATTAAGCCATATCCAAAATCTGAACTTTCAGCGCTACACAACAAAAGAGCGATCGCTTACTCGCACTTATATCACAACTGAACTCACAAAATTAGGTTGGAAGCCCAAATTAGAAAAGTTCTCTGAAGGTGTGAATATTTTTGCCGAACGTGCAGGAACTAATAAAGCTGCTAAAGCAATTCTCGTAGGAGCGCATTATGACACTGTTGCCTTATCTCCTGGTGCTGATGATAATGCCAGTGGTGTAGCCGTGGTTCTGGAAGTAGCGCGGTTACTGGGTTCCCGTCCCACGCAACGGACGTTACAGCTAGCTTTTTTTGACCAAGAGGAAACAGGACTTTTAGGTAGTCAGGCTTTTGTAAGCAAGACACCACGCTTGCAAAATTTAGGCGGGGCGATCGTTATGGATATGGTAGGTTACGCTTGTTACACTACTGGCTGTCAAAAATACCCTGCTGGATTGCCTGTTACACCACCTAGCGACAAGGGCGACTTTTTGGCAGTAGTCGGTGATACAGAGCATTTACCTTTGCTGAATGCCTTTCAAAACCCCTCAACCGCCTTGGATAAACAGGAATCAAATTTGCCAGCAGTCTTAACACTGCCGATTCCTTTTAAAGGTTTGCTGACACCCGATACTCTACGCAGCGACCATGCACCGTTTTGGTATCAGGGGGTGGGTGCTGTGTTGGTGACAGATACCGCAAATTTACGCACTCCTTACTACCATAAACCTAGTGATATGCCGACGAATATCGAGCGATCGTTTTTCATAGGTGCAGCACAAATTGTAATTAATGCTACTACTAACTTGTTAGAAAAGACTGAAGTTTTGGAAACTCAATCACCAAGCTAA
- a CDS encoding lipase family alpha/beta hydrolase, giving the protein MQYLPIIFVRGYAGTQKDVEQTVNDPFYGFNNGSTHIRVDEKENPQKFFFESPLLRLMTDHGYQPIVDNQNVSNQIKRLSSQLHKTIWIYRFYDVTTPSFGSSSVVRQEMEEIASGLRKLIQNVKQTTGAAKVYLVAHSMGGLVCRSLIQKIYPEKGEKAVDHIDKLFTYATPHGGIYFEVGSGMLEELRDRFQLNNSDDFGPQRMYQYLTPRVQRNDKLPDKFQLEKLQSLDSAFSPNRVFSLIGTNAHDYEDAFGLARKTVGVKSDGLVQIDRAYVAGSHRAYVHRSHGGRYGILNSEEGYQNLQRFLFGDIQVKLSLSNVQLKDRDKNFYQLETRIALRGLPVPIYEQAIAHYCPITQELTRTDKPVPLFTAFLIPRNSASDNNVCRYALRLALHSFTKQETNWLRDSHLDQVPLWSDYLITDVAESNSTYEAIYSWNSDAKEPLIKLNPNRESSSDVYVAYVPLPERGQKVLGTNASVRLEISRWQ; this is encoded by the coding sequence ATGCAGTATTTACCAATCATCTTTGTTCGTGGATATGCAGGTACACAAAAAGACGTTGAGCAAACAGTTAATGATCCATTTTATGGATTCAATAATGGTTCAACCCATATTCGAGTGGATGAGAAGGAAAATCCCCAGAAGTTTTTTTTCGAGAGTCCATTGCTGCGGTTAATGACCGATCATGGTTATCAACCGATTGTTGACAATCAAAATGTGAGCAATCAAATTAAAAGATTGTCTAGCCAACTTCATAAAACTATTTGGATCTACCGATTTTATGATGTAACTACACCTAGTTTTGGTTCTTCAAGTGTAGTCCGGCAAGAGATGGAGGAGATAGCGAGTGGTTTAAGAAAACTGATTCAGAATGTGAAACAAACGACGGGTGCAGCCAAAGTTTACCTTGTGGCGCACTCAATGGGAGGACTTGTTTGCCGCAGCTTGATTCAAAAGATTTATCCAGAAAAAGGTGAGAAAGCCGTCGATCACATTGACAAATTATTTACCTACGCCACACCTCATGGTGGTATTTATTTTGAGGTTGGAAGTGGGATGCTTGAAGAACTCAGAGACAGGTTCCAATTGAATAATTCTGATGACTTTGGGCCTCAACGGATGTACCAGTACTTAACACCTCGTGTCCAACGAAACGATAAGTTACCCGATAAATTTCAGCTAGAAAAACTACAAAGCTTAGATAGTGCATTTTCGCCAAACCGCGTTTTTTCTTTAATCGGCACTAATGCACATGATTATGAAGATGCTTTTGGTCTTGCACGCAAGACTGTGGGGGTAAAAAGTGATGGTCTAGTTCAGATAGATAGAGCTTACGTTGCGGGATCTCATCGTGCTTATGTTCATCGTAGTCATGGTGGACGTTATGGCATATTGAATTCCGAAGAAGGTTATCAAAACCTGCAACGCTTTTTGTTTGGTGATATCCAAGTGAAACTATCTTTGAGCAATGTCCAGTTGAAAGACCGGGACAAGAATTTTTATCAATTGGAAACTAGAATTGCTTTGCGTGGTCTTCCTGTTCCTATATATGAGCAAGCGATCGCTCATTATTGTCCAATCACACAAGAGTTAACTAGAACAGATAAACCTGTTCCTCTATTTACAGCTTTTTTAATACCAAGAAACTCAGCCAGTGATAATAATGTCTGTAGATATGCTCTACGTTTAGCACTACATTCTTTCACAAAACAAGAGACGAATTGGTTGCGTGATAGTCATCTCGACCAAGTACCACTGTGGTCTGACTATCTAATTACTGATGTTGCCGAATCAAATAGCACTTATGAAGCTATATACAGTTGGAATTCCGATGCAAAAGAACCATTAATCAAGTTAAATCCCAATCGAGAATCCAGTTCTGATGTATATGTTGCGTATGTTCCTTTACCTGAACGTGGGCAAAAAGTTTTAGGAACAAATGCGTCAGTTCGCTTGGAAATTTCGCGCTGGCAATAA
- a CDS encoding Uma2 family endonuclease yields the protein MTIAINQPIQQKPLNFDEFLARYSGDNRYELIDGEVFDLEPTGLHEEVAAFITTKICVQIDRAGLPWFVLQRGLLRPSNIGMTAFRPDVAVVDPDELIKEPLWSDQSILTLGSSIKFVAEVVSSNWQNDYARKVEDYAVLGIPEYWIADYAANGGTRHIGKPKQPTLSICTLVNGEYEIQQFRGNQTIVSQTFPDLKLTAEQVLRAGR from the coding sequence ATGACTATTGCGATCAACCAACCAATACAACAGAAGCCACTGAACTTTGATGAGTTTCTTGCCCGTTATAGTGGCGATAACCGCTATGAACTAATCGATGGAGAGGTGTTTGACTTGGAACCAACAGGTCTCCATGAAGAGGTTGCAGCCTTCATTACCACAAAGATATGTGTCCAGATCGACCGAGCAGGCTTACCTTGGTTTGTCCTTCAGCGAGGACTATTGCGCCCTTCTAATATTGGTATGACGGCATTTCGACCTGATGTTGCAGTTGTCGATCCAGATGAACTTATCAAAGAACCGCTTTGGTCTGACCAGTCAATTTTGACACTGGGCAGTTCGATTAAATTTGTGGCGGAAGTTGTTAGTAGTAACTGGCAAAATGATTATGCCCGTAAGGTTGAAGACTACGCGGTTTTAGGCATTCCCGAATATTGGATTGCAGACTACGCAGCTAATGGTGGTACTCGACACATTGGGAAGCCCAAACAACCCACCCTCTCTATTTGTACGCTAGTGAATGGGGAGTATGAAATTCAACAGTTTCGAGGCAATCAGACCATCGTCTCTCAAACTTTCCCAGATTTAAAACTAACGGCTGAACAGGTGTTAAGGGCTGGTAGATAA
- a CDS encoding class I SAM-dependent methyltransferase has translation MTTQTLGLEQNLYDYLLSVSLREPEILTQLRQETAQYPIGRMQIAPEQGQFIALLVQLLGAKKTLDIGVFTGYSSLVVALALPSDGKVVACDVSEEFTTIARRYWQQAGVAEKIQLHIAPALETLDGLLATGEAETFDFAFIDADKSNYDGYYERSLQLVRPGGLIAIDNVLWSGRVADPQVQDNRTKRIRAFNQKLHQDERVNLSLIAIADGLTLALKK, from the coding sequence ATGACAACTCAAACACTAGGACTCGAACAAAACCTCTATGACTATTTACTGTCAGTTTCTCTACGAGAACCAGAGATTTTAACCCAACTAAGACAAGAAACAGCCCAGTATCCAATAGGTAGAATGCAGATTGCTCCCGAACAGGGGCAGTTTATAGCGTTGCTGGTGCAGTTGTTGGGAGCTAAGAAAACTTTGGATATTGGGGTATTTACAGGTTATAGTTCCTTGGTGGTGGCATTGGCGTTACCAAGTGACGGTAAGGTGGTAGCCTGTGATGTGAGTGAAGAATTTACAACGATCGCTCGGCGCTATTGGCAGCAAGCAGGAGTGGCAGAGAAAATTCAATTACACATTGCCCCAGCTTTAGAGACTTTGGATGGGCTATTGGCAACAGGAGAAGCGGAAACATTTGATTTCGCCTTCATCGATGCAGATAAGAGCAACTATGATGGCTATTATGAGCGATCGCTGCAATTAGTGCGTCCGGGAGGATTGATTGCGATCGATAATGTTCTCTGGTCAGGCAGGGTTGCTGATCCCCAAGTGCAAGATAATAGAACTAAAAGAATTCGTGCTTTTAATCAAAAGCTGCATCAAGACGAGCGAGTTAATCTTAGTTTAATAGCGATCGCAGATGGCTTAACTCTGGCGCTGAAGAAGTAA
- a CDS encoding urease accessory protein UreH domain-containing protein: MVDLLLITTLGFLGSFGHCFGMCGPLTVAFSLSHQPKRPHTASLGRTSTLEKPDTWQQQLKFHILLNLGRMLSYALVGIGIGAIGSVLLQGGQLAGVGSDFRRWMAIVTGVMLIWFGLGQVKPDLLPRIPVLHPLLQGSLHDRLSTGMVKLSLKPKWWTPMLLGMTWGLMPCGFLYAAQIKAAETGNLWMGGATMLAFGLGTLPTMLGVGVSTSLVTKDRRSQLFRLGGWVTLTIGIITLLRTGDTMVDYTGHAALICLILALIARPISGLWASPLRYRRGLGVGSFVLSVVHTVHMIEHSLQWNFAAFSFLPPEFQWGMAAGAVALILMSPAALTSWESLQKSLGKRWRQIHLLGVPALLLSAIHTVLIGSHYLGSLQSTWGNKLAAVLMVIITLCVLLVRSRFFWSKLALEKFYVPPTKSR, encoded by the coding sequence ATGGTAGATTTGTTGCTGATCACAACCTTGGGGTTCCTGGGGAGTTTTGGGCATTGCTTTGGGATGTGTGGCCCCCTAACAGTGGCTTTTTCTCTGTCTCATCAGCCAAAAAGACCACACACAGCTTCATTAGGACGGACATCAACCTTAGAAAAGCCCGACACTTGGCAACAGCAATTAAAATTTCATATCCTGCTCAATCTAGGGCGGATGTTGAGCTATGCTCTAGTCGGTATTGGTATTGGGGCGATAGGTTCGGTATTGCTGCAAGGTGGACAGCTAGCGGGTGTTGGTAGCGACTTCCGGCGCTGGATGGCAATTGTAACTGGCGTGATGCTGATTTGGTTTGGCTTAGGACAAGTAAAACCCGATTTGCTGCCGCGCATTCCCGTGTTACACCCATTATTACAAGGTAGCCTACACGATCGCCTCAGCACAGGAATGGTTAAGCTTTCCTTAAAACCCAAATGGTGGACACCAATGCTTTTAGGGATGACTTGGGGTTTAATGCCTTGTGGTTTCCTGTATGCTGCCCAAATTAAAGCTGCTGAAACAGGCAATTTATGGATGGGTGGGGCAACTATGCTGGCTTTTGGTTTGGGAACTCTGCCGACTATGCTAGGTGTAGGCGTTTCCACATCATTGGTAACTAAAGACAGGCGCAGTCAGTTGTTTCGATTAGGTGGTTGGGTAACGCTCACCATTGGCATTATCACTTTGCTGCGGACTGGTGACACAATGGTAGATTACACCGGACACGCGGCGTTAATCTGCTTAATCTTGGCACTTATTGCGCGTCCCATTAGTGGCTTGTGGGCTTCACCATTGCGTTACCGTCGCGGCTTGGGGGTGGGATCTTTTGTGCTTTCTGTGGTTCATACCGTCCACATGATAGAACACTCATTGCAATGGAATTTTGCCGCCTTTTCTTTTCTGCCACCAGAATTTCAGTGGGGTATGGCTGCGGGTGCTGTAGCATTGATATTAATGTCCCCCGCCGCTTTAACGAGTTGGGAATCGTTGCAGAAATCTTTGGGCAAGCGTTGGCGACAGATTCATCTATTGGGTGTGCCAGCCTTGCTCTTGAGTGCCATTCATACTGTGTTGATTGGTTCCCATTACCTGGGTTCCTTGCAATCAACTTGGGGAAATAAATTAGCGGCAGTACTAATGGTAATTATTACCCTCTGTGTCTTGCTAGTACGTTCGCGCTTCTTTTGGTCAAAGTTAGCCTTAGAAAAGTTTTATGTTCCCCCAACAAAATCGCGGTAA
- a CDS encoding NADH:flavin oxidoreductase, with the protein MMPNYATIHSDETVPFWRKVGEKVHEYDCKFILQLSHSGRQQDIAGIENSGKKALSSTSQTEPFHGSLCQAMTLAEIKETIQYFADGARRVREAGLDGIELHSANGYLFNQFLSSGINDRQDEYGGSLENRARFLLDVIRAIRKEVGNDFHLQFKISAVDYNNAVTFWEKPGNTIEDSIQICKWAEEAGADGVHVSTGSLFPHPLNPIGDFNFDVISKTYDTMLSSGVETTRNYIIFRKSFLHPLFNIFWNRVKKQLPPQAFSGDDVKDPKIKKLLEENQGRNLLDAKEIKKHVNIPVLCTGGLQQASYIRQAINDKYCDGVTMARTLIANNDLVKSFQAGKDLADKPCTYCNKCLLNVTENPLGCYEQDRFNSYEEMMKEVMSVFHPTQFEHSSK; encoded by the coding sequence ATTATGCCCAATTACGCCACAATTCACAGCGATGAAACCGTTCCTTTTTGGCGAAAAGTAGGAGAAAAAGTCCACGAATACGACTGTAAATTTATCTTGCAGTTAAGCCATTCTGGGCGACAGCAGGATATTGCTGGTATCGAAAACTCAGGAAAAAAAGCGTTAAGTTCTACCAGCCAAACTGAGCCATTCCACGGCTCTTTGTGTCAAGCGATGACACTAGCAGAAATTAAAGAAACAATCCAATACTTTGCCGATGGTGCTAGACGTGTCCGTGAAGCAGGGCTAGATGGAATAGAATTACATAGTGCTAATGGATATCTTTTTAATCAATTCCTCAGTTCTGGAATTAATGACCGCCAAGATGAATATGGTGGTTCATTAGAGAATCGAGCGCGGTTTTTGCTAGATGTCATTAGAGCAATCCGCAAAGAAGTAGGCAACGACTTTCACCTACAATTCAAAATTAGTGCTGTTGACTATAATAACGCCGTCACCTTTTGGGAAAAGCCAGGTAACACCATAGAAGATTCTATCCAAATTTGTAAATGGGCAGAAGAAGCTGGGGCTGATGGCGTACATGTGTCAACTGGTAGCTTATTCCCTCACCCACTCAATCCCATTGGTGATTTTAATTTTGATGTCATTAGTAAAACGTATGACACCATGTTGTCGAGTGGGGTAGAGACGACACGCAACTATATTATATTTCGTAAGTCATTTTTACATCCCCTTTTCAATATTTTCTGGAACCGCGTGAAAAAGCAATTGCCTCCTCAAGCATTTAGTGGTGATGATGTAAAAGACCCCAAAATTAAGAAATTACTAGAAGAAAACCAAGGCAGAAACTTGCTCGATGCCAAAGAAATTAAAAAGCACGTTAATATTCCCGTACTATGTACTGGTGGTTTGCAACAGGCTTCTTATATTCGTCAGGCAATTAATGATAAGTATTGTGATGGTGTCACAATGGCTCGTACCCTAATTGCTAATAATGACTTAGTTAAATCTTTTCAAGCAGGTAAAGACCTGGCAGATAAACCCTGTACTTATTGCAATAAATGCCTATTAAATGTAACTGAGAATCCTTTAGGTTGTTATGAGCAAGATCGCTTTAATAGCTATGAAGAGATGATGAAAGAAGTAATGTCAGTCTTTCATCCAACTCAGTTTGAACATTCATCTAAATAA
- the radC gene encoding RadC family protein, whose translation MTYCLRIADLPTNERPRERLMTHGAKILATAELIAILLGTGQGPGKLSAVGLGQYILSELGKHQRDPLVVLREVSSAELMQISGVGPAKATSILAAIELGKRAFQSRPNDGTLIDSPLAAAATLSQDLMWQIQERFAVVLLDVKNRLLGTQVITIGTATETLASPRDIFREVIRQGATRVIVAHNHPSGNLEPSQEDIELTRQLLAGAQLLGIPVLDHLILGNGNHQSLREVTTLWDEHPQGD comes from the coding sequence ATGACCTATTGCCTCAGAATTGCCGACCTTCCTACAAATGAGCGTCCGCGTGAGCGATTAATGACGCATGGTGCCAAAATTTTAGCCACAGCAGAGTTAATCGCAATTCTTCTAGGCACTGGTCAAGGGCCAGGAAAATTATCTGCTGTAGGTTTGGGACAATATATTTTGAGCGAATTAGGCAAACACCAACGCGATCCTTTGGTAGTTCTGCGAGAAGTTAGCTCTGCTGAGTTGATGCAAATTTCTGGTGTTGGCCCAGCGAAGGCGACAAGTATCTTAGCAGCAATAGAATTGGGCAAACGCGCTTTTCAATCTCGTCCCAATGATGGCACATTAATTGATAGCCCCCTTGCTGCTGCTGCTACCCTCAGCCAAGATTTAATGTGGCAGATACAAGAACGTTTTGCAGTGGTGCTGTTAGATGTCAAGAATCGCTTATTGGGTACGCAGGTAATTACTATTGGCACCGCAACCGAAACCCTAGCCTCTCCCCGTGATATTTTTCGAGAAGTTATTCGTCAAGGTGCAACGCGGGTAATAGTTGCCCACAACCACCCTTCTGGGAACCTTGAACCCAGCCAGGAAGATATAGAATTGACGCGTCAGTTGTTAGCAGGGGCGCAGCTTTTGGGCATTCCCGTACTAGATCATCTGATTTTGGGCAATGGCAATCATCAGAGTTTACGGGAAGTGACAACCTTGTGGGATGAACATCCACAGGGGGATTAA